The following proteins come from a genomic window of Nicotiana tomentosiformis chromosome 12, ASM39032v3, whole genome shotgun sequence:
- the LOC138902612 gene encoding uncharacterized protein — MAQMPDVVPQIKGWVEELVSQRPYSEHAWMELSKGRREARNHGLPKDVAIRPPSDDEDVPLESPVPSYLRCLVTEEDQVVMAAVKAPCLFNKAQQALNQASVLHHETFLQYREELAQHEAEVWELTEKKRDTYKLLSEKLQAELEVAQKEHAEWAEQEVVQAQLASAEAQLWAAKEKNLVQAKKIEELQSELNSAISGQESLAKELEATRSEVVVAKTKADAKVALFKVDVEAIQAQAKSMVEHARWQARREALEGVHPQSFNILAEIENAKVEEARARKLAFSEEDSESLTESEGGEDPEDEEAAPDED, encoded by the exons ATGGCTCAGATGCCGGATGTCGTTCCCCAAATCAAGGGGTGGGTCGAGGAACTTGTGTCACAGAGACCATATTCCGAGCATGCATGGATGGAATTGTCGAAGGGTCGGCgggaggcccgtaatcatg GTCTCCCCAAGGATGTTGCTATAAGGCCTCCATCCGATGATGAGGATGTGCCTCTTGAGTCTCCTGTCCCGAG CTACCTTcggtgcttggtgaccgaagaggatcaggTCGTGATGGCAGCGGTGAAAGCGCCCTGCCTATTCAATAAAGCTcaacaggctttgaatcag GCCTCGGTATTGCACCATGAGACTTTCCTCCAATACCGGGAGGAGTTAGCCCAACACGAGGCCGAGGTTTGGGAGCTTACTGAGAAGAAGAGGGATACTTATAAGCTTTTGAGTGAGAAACTTCAGGCCGAGTTAGAAGTGGCTCAGAAGGAGCATGCCGAGTGGGCCGAGCAG GAAGTTGTCCAAGCACAACTGGCGTCGGCCGAGGCCCAGCTTTGGGCTGCAAAAGAGAAAAACTTGGTGCAGGccaagaagatcgaggagctCCAATCTGAGCTAAACTCGGCCATTTCTGGTCAAGAGAGTCTGGCCAAGGAACTCGAGGCGACCAGATCAGAGGTGGTTGTGGCCAAGACCAAGgccgatgctaaagtggcccTATTCAAGGTCGATGTCGAGGCGATTCAGGCACAGGCCAAAAGCATGGTGGAGCATGCAAGGTGGCAAGCTCGAAGGGAAGCCCTCGAAGGAGTCCATCCTCAGAGCTTCAACATACTGGCGGAAATCGAGAATGCCAAAGTAGAAGAAGCTAGGGCCCGAAAGTTAGCTTTTTCCGAGGAAGATTCCGAGAGCTTAACCGAATCTGAAGGCGGGGAAGATCCGGAGGATGAAGAAGCTGCCCCCGATGAGGACTAG